A stretch of Blautia liquoris DNA encodes these proteins:
- the alr gene encoding alanine racemase — MNNYLRCYAEVSLSAIGHNIREVRKQISPETKLLIVIKADAYGHGAVKVARFMEDQADYFGVATIDEAVSLREGGIRHPILILGYTSPSQYPELVTYDIAQTIYSMDTARKLNEEAKRQGRKARVHVAVDTGMTRIGFQVTEEDADEIRAVSLLSEINLEGLYTHFSRADEMDKSYSLIQAQKYRKMLDMLEKRGVQIPLKHICNSAGIMEFKDYRYDMVRCGIVTYGIYPSEEVQKSQLDLKPALQWKAHVIHVKDVPKGVGVSYGATYVTDKPMTKIATISVGYADGYPRALSSIGRVLIHGQYAPILGRICMDQMMVDVTEISDVQVEDVVTLVGMDGDKIIPIEEIADPSSRFNYEMLCNIGQRVPRVYPGSLEE; from the coding sequence ATGAATAATTATCTCAGATGCTATGCAGAAGTTTCCCTTTCGGCTATTGGACATAATATCCGTGAAGTCAGGAAACAGATATCTCCCGAGACAAAGCTGCTGATTGTGATAAAAGCGGATGCCTATGGACATGGAGCTGTAAAAGTTGCTCGCTTCATGGAAGACCAGGCAGATTACTTTGGAGTTGCGACGATTGATGAGGCGGTTTCGCTTCGGGAAGGCGGCATCCGACATCCGATTTTGATTTTGGGATATACCTCTCCCAGTCAATATCCTGAACTTGTAACATATGATATTGCACAGACGATTTACAGTATGGATACTGCAAGAAAGCTGAATGAGGAAGCAAAAAGACAGGGGAGAAAAGCCAGAGTACATGTTGCAGTGGACACCGGGATGACAAGGATAGGATTTCAGGTGACCGAAGAAGATGCCGATGAGATCCGAGCGGTAAGTCTCCTTTCTGAGATTAATCTGGAAGGTTTGTACACACATTTTTCCCGTGCGGATGAGATGGATAAAAGCTACAGTCTGATTCAGGCACAAAAGTACAGGAAGATGCTGGATATGCTTGAAAAAAGAGGTGTTCAGATTCCTCTGAAACATATCTGCAATTCAGCCGGGATTATGGAATTCAAAGATTATCGGTACGATATGGTACGTTGTGGAATTGTGACATATGGCATTTACCCATCAGAAGAAGTACAGAAGAGTCAACTGGATTTGAAACCTGCCTTACAGTGGAAAGCCCATGTAATTCATGTAAAAGATGTTCCAAAAGGTGTGGGAGTAAGCTATGGCGCAACTTATGTCACGGATAAACCGATGACGAAGATTGCGACGATATCTGTCGGATACGCTGATGGATATCCCCGGGCTCTTTCATCCATTGGAAGAGTACTGATTCACGGACAATATGCACCGATACTTGGCCGCATATGCATGGATCAGATGATGGTTGACGTCACCGAAATTTCAGATGTTCAGGTGGAAGACGTTGTAACTTTAGTGGGAATGGATGGGGATAAAATCATACCCATTGAAGAGATAGCGGACCCATCTTCCAGATTCAACTATGAGATGTTATGCAATATAGGACAGCGTGTACCTAGAGTCTATCCGGGCAGCTTAGAAGAATGA
- a CDS encoding Lrp/AsnC family transcriptional regulator: MDGTDYKILKILQKNARETASNISKQIHLSVSAVIERIRKMEETGLIKNYTIVVDEKKTGGAMTMLMEVSLEHPKYFDAFAAAVQDVSNIVSCYYLTGDFDLILKITYRDSQELEDIYNWIMSQSGVKDTRTHVVVKTVKNIYSSILEPRDQKYAEKNEGKKS; this comes from the coding sequence ATGGATGGAACAGACTATAAAATTTTAAAGATCCTGCAGAAAAATGCAAGAGAAACTGCATCCAATATCAGCAAACAGATTCACCTGTCAGTTTCCGCGGTAATTGAGCGAATTCGCAAGATGGAAGAAACGGGTCTGATAAAGAATTATACGATTGTTGTAGATGAAAAGAAGACCGGTGGTGCGATGACAATGCTGATGGAAGTAAGCCTTGAGCATCCGAAATATTTTGATGCATTCGCAGCGGCTGTTCAGGATGTCAGTAATATCGTATCGTGTTACTACTTAACGGGTGATTTTGATCTGATTTTGAAGATTACTTACCGGGATTCACAGGAACTTGAAGATATTTATAACTGGATTATGAGTCAGAGTGGCGTCAAGGATACACGGACACATGTTGTTGTGAAAACAGTAAAAAATATTTATTCGTCGATCCTGGAACCTAGGGATCAGAAATACGCAGAAAAAAACGAAGGCAAGAAGTCATGA
- a CDS encoding acyl-CoA dehydratase activase — MKEYAGIDCGSATCKGVLMNEYGILGQYIRPTGWSPQTSAREIFEELIGKAGLQSGDVKVTATGYGRVSIPFADQKVTEITCHAQGAQYILPGVRTVIDIGGQDSKVISVQNGKVLDFRMNDKCAAGTGRFLEMSAHRMGLDMEEFAQCLKAGKSCSLSSMCAVFADSEIVSLLAAGKSREEVAGGVVRSVAVKAAVLADKIGVESPVLLTGGLSEMEGLKTILSEILGCEVKSDPLCRYAGAVGAALTGMQGRKQVRDNERI, encoded by the coding sequence ATGAAAGAATATGCGGGAATTGACTGCGGATCAGCCACGTGCAAAGGTGTTCTGATGAACGAATATGGGATCCTCGGGCAATACATTCGGCCCACTGGCTGGAGCCCGCAGACGAGTGCGCGGGAAATCTTCGAAGAACTCATCGGCAAGGCAGGGCTCCAAAGCGGCGATGTAAAAGTGACTGCGACGGGATATGGAAGGGTTTCGATTCCTTTTGCTGACCAAAAAGTTACAGAAATTACATGTCATGCGCAAGGTGCACAATATATTCTGCCTGGTGTTCGAACAGTAATTGATATTGGCGGTCAGGATTCAAAAGTGATTTCCGTACAGAACGGAAAGGTACTTGACTTTCGGATGAATGACAAGTGTGCGGCCGGAACGGGACGCTTTTTAGAAATGTCTGCTCACAGAATGGGATTAGATATGGAAGAATTTGCGCAATGTCTGAAAGCGGGGAAAAGTTGTTCTCTTAGCAGCATGTGTGCTGTATTTGCCGACTCGGAGATTGTATCTTTGCTGGCTGCCGGTAAAAGCAGGGAAGAGGTTGCAGGCGGGGTAGTCCGATCTGTTGCCGTAAAAGCGGCGGTTCTTGCCGACAAGATTGGTGTAGAATCTCCAGTACTTTTGACAGGAGGACTTTCAGAGATGGAGGGTCTAAAAACAATTCTAAGTGAGATCTTAGGCTGTGAAGTAAAGTCCGATCCTCTTTGCAGATATGCAGGTGCAGTCGGGGCGGCGCTGACTGGAATGCAGGGCAGAAAACAAGTCCGTGACAACGAGAGAATATGA
- a CDS encoding double-cubane-cluster-containing anaerobic reductase: MKVKTELPEVFDSFADARQQGFLAMKELKDSGKGVVGQFCTYTPQEIFMAADLVTVGLCSTSDETIKEAEKVLPANLCPLIKSSYGFAITDKCPYMYFSDLIVGETTCDGKKKMYELLGETKNVHILELPHKQDTPEAKALWRAEIVRLKERVEKDFDIEITDEKLREAIHKRNMERRLLKEFYELSTMTPPPMTGQRQLQVLFGSQFKFNWEDKVAEIQHAIDSVRTAYENGERTVSEDAPRILVTGCPMGGVTEKVVKVIEDAGAVVVAYENCTGAKQMDRQCKEDGDPITNIADHYIQIGCSVMTPNPNRMELLDRLCQQFSVDGVVEMTLQACHTYAVEAYSIRRHLHEKGIPYLQLETDYGTADIGQLATRAGAFVEML, from the coding sequence ATTAAGGTGAAAACAGAGCTTCCTGAGGTATTTGACAGTTTTGCCGATGCAAGGCAGCAGGGATTTCTTGCTATGAAAGAGCTTAAAGACAGCGGAAAAGGTGTTGTCGGTCAGTTTTGCACGTATACACCGCAGGAGATATTTATGGCAGCAGATCTGGTCACGGTTGGGTTATGCTCAACCAGTGATGAGACAATCAAGGAGGCGGAGAAAGTACTTCCCGCAAACCTTTGCCCGCTGATTAAGTCCAGCTATGGATTTGCGATTACCGATAAATGTCCTTACATGTATTTTTCGGATCTGATTGTCGGCGAGACGACTTGTGACGGGAAGAAAAAGATGTATGAGCTGCTGGGCGAGACGAAAAATGTACATATTCTGGAGCTGCCTCATAAACAGGATACCCCTGAGGCGAAGGCACTCTGGCGTGCTGAAATTGTCCGTCTGAAGGAACGAGTCGAAAAGGATTTTGACATAGAAATCACAGATGAAAAACTGCGGGAAGCAATTCATAAGAGAAATATGGAACGCAGACTTTTAAAAGAATTCTATGAACTGAGTACGATGACACCTCCGCCTATGACGGGACAAAGACAACTTCAGGTGCTTTTTGGTTCACAGTTTAAGTTTAACTGGGAGGATAAGGTCGCAGAAATACAACATGCGATTGACAGTGTTCGAACAGCGTATGAGAATGGAGAACGTACGGTGTCTGAGGATGCGCCCAGAATTCTGGTGACCGGATGTCCGATGGGCGGTGTCACAGAAAAGGTTGTAAAGGTCATCGAAGATGCAGGGGCTGTGGTTGTGGCATATGAAAACTGCACAGGTGCGAAGCAGATGGACCGCCAGTGTAAGGAGGACGGAGACCCGATTACAAATATAGCTGATCACTACATTCAGATTGGATGTTCGGTTATGACTCCGAATCCGAATCGAATGGAACTTTTGGATCGTCTCTGCCAGCAGTTTTCAGTGGATGGTGTCGTTGAAATGACGCTGCAGGCATGCCATACGTATGCGGTCGAAGCATATTCTATTCGCCGCCATTTACATGAAAAAGGGATACCTTATCTGCAGTTGGAGACGGATTATGGCACTGCAGATATCGGACAGCTCGCCACGCGTGCGGGGGCCTTTGTGGAGATGTTGTGA
- a CDS encoding J domain-containing protein yields MEDPYKVLGVSRDASTDEIKKAYRKLSRKYHPDANINNPNKDQAEEMFKQVQQAYKQIMDEKDGKTSGYQGQTQGQSQSYGGYGGFGGFGGFGGYGQQQDRHTYGNSEEDVQMRAAANYINNRMFSEAMNVLNNISGRTAYWYYLHAMANYGLGNNINAVQDAQQAVNLEPDNFQYRQLLQQLQGGGEWYTNMGQDYGYDRQDNNWGSWCCQCLACNAALNCCCCI; encoded by the coding sequence ATGGAAGATCCATATAAGGTGCTTGGTGTCTCGAGGGATGCCAGCACGGATGAAATAAAAAAAGCATATAGAAAATTAAGCCGAAAGTATCATCCGGATGCAAATATCAATAACCCGAATAAAGATCAGGCGGAAGAGATGTTCAAGCAGGTTCAGCAGGCTTATAAGCAGATTATGGATGAAAAAGATGGCAAAACATCGGGATATCAAGGTCAGACCCAAGGTCAGAGTCAAAGTTACGGCGGATACGGCGGATTCGGTGGTTTTGGTGGTTTCGGCGGGTATGGGCAGCAGCAGGATCGACATACTTATGGAAACAGTGAAGAGGATGTGCAGATGCGCGCCGCTGCCAATTATATCAATAACCGGATGTTCAGTGAGGCTATGAATGTACTGAATAATATCTCCGGCCGAACAGCATACTGGTATTATCTGCATGCCATGGCGAATTATGGTCTTGGCAATAACATAAATGCGGTCCAGGATGCGCAGCAGGCTGTCAATCTGGAACCGGACAATTTTCAGTACCGCCAGCTCTTGCAGCAGCTGCAGGGAGGCGGAGAATGGTATACCAATATGGGGCAGGATTATGGATATGACAGGCAGGACAACAACTGGGGCAGTTGGTGCTGTCAGTGTCTGGCATGCAATGCAGCACTTAACTGCTGTTGCTGCATCTGA
- a CDS encoding DUF5685 family protein, with protein sequence MFGYVMINKEELKLKDYQKYQAFYCGVCQELKESYGQSGRLTLTYDMTFLAILLTSLYERKTDRQKRFCAVHPVKKHPCLRNEYTSYAADMNVLLAYYNLMDDWEDENKKASYAAAKLLEKSVRNITEKYPRQTRAVLDYLKKIHECEKDNSQDLDLASGLTGEVLGELYVTGDDIWSEDLRELGFYIGKFIYLMDAFEDLEKDKKSGNYNPLKFIEDTSDFQNTVEEILKMMAASASKAFERLPIIENVDILRNILYIGIWTKYDTLTTSKDKDMSQSGGHEEK encoded by the coding sequence ATGTTCGGTTACGTTATGATTAACAAAGAAGAACTGAAACTGAAAGACTATCAGAAATATCAGGCATTCTACTGTGGGGTATGCCAGGAGCTAAAAGAGTCCTATGGGCAGTCCGGACGGCTGACACTCACTTATGATATGACATTTCTGGCGATATTGCTCACTTCTTTGTATGAAAGAAAAACAGACAGACAGAAACGTTTCTGCGCTGTTCATCCTGTTAAAAAACATCCATGTCTTCGCAATGAATATACTTCGTATGCGGCGGACATGAATGTTTTATTGGCATATTATAATCTGATGGATGACTGGGAAGACGAGAACAAGAAGGCGAGTTATGCCGCAGCCAAGCTGCTCGAGAAATCCGTTCGAAATATTACAGAGAAATATCCCAGACAGACAAGAGCAGTTTTGGATTATCTGAAAAAAATTCACGAATGTGAAAAAGATAATTCACAGGATCTGGATCTTGCATCGGGACTGACCGGCGAGGTACTCGGAGAACTTTATGTTACAGGTGATGATATTTGGAGTGAGGATCTGAGGGAGCTTGGATTCTATATTGGTAAATTTATTTATCTGATGGATGCTTTTGAAGATCTGGAAAAAGATAAAAAAAGTGGAAATTATAATCCACTGAAATTTATAGAAGATACATCAGATTTTCAAAATACAGTTGAAGAAATTCTCAAGATGATGGCGGCATCCGCATCCAAAGCGTTTGAACGTCTTCCTATTATAGAAAATGTAGACATTTTACGAAATATATTGTATATTGGAATCTGGACAAAATATGATACGCTTACTACTTCTAAGGATAAGGATATGTCACAGAGCGGTGGGCATGAGGAGAAATAG
- a CDS encoding zinc ribbon domain-containing protein has product MNNFRDKLQQFMMGRYGMDQLGRFTMYASLAFLLISALSRNNWFFLIALILIITTYVRMLSKNHANRYAENDKFLEWKDKFLGFFKGGAKQAKDKEHSYFRCPNCHQKIRVPKGKGTISIRCPKCSHEFIKRT; this is encoded by the coding sequence ATGAATAATTTTAGAGACAAACTACAACAATTTATGATGGGACGTTACGGAATGGATCAACTGGGAAGATTTACGATGTATGCATCTTTGGCTTTCCTGCTGATTTCTGCTTTGTCACGTAACAACTGGTTCTTTTTGATTGCATTAATACTAATTATCACAACTTATGTGCGTATGCTGTCAAAAAATCATGCCAATCGCTATGCAGAAAATGATAAATTCCTCGAATGGAAGGATAAATTTCTGGGCTTTTTCAAAGGTGGTGCAAAACAGGCAAAGGATAAGGAACACAGCTATTTCAGGTGTCCGAACTGTCATCAGAAAATTCGTGTCCCCAAGGGAAAAGGCACGATATCTATCCGATGCCCCAAGTGCAGTCACGAGTTCATAAAGCGTACATAA
- a CDS encoding HAD family hydrolase: MKNKKRFLALLAASLLLGLYLATLVFALIDSPFAYMMFKICLYCTIAIPVLIYVMVLVYRQLKEKNREIYGERLDSVIFDVGNVLVDYNWKKYLDSFGYDEKKKEVLANAMFLSPVWQEADRGILTPEELTKEFVKNAPEYEAELRLLYQNPGGTITAFDYAKDWIRSLKKRGIKVYILSNYSKRIFEQTQKELDFLPLVDGSLFSFQCNKIKPDREIYEDLIRTYHINPAHAVFVDDRQDNVDGAKNAGLQALRFTTYPDTSAALERLLMTAGSE; this comes from the coding sequence ATGAAAAATAAAAAAAGATTCCTGGCGCTTCTTGCGGCCTCGCTTTTACTTGGATTGTATCTTGCAACATTAGTGTTTGCGCTTATAGACAGCCCATTTGCTTATATGATGTTTAAGATTTGCCTGTACTGCACGATTGCAATTCCTGTGCTGATCTATGTCATGGTATTGGTATACCGTCAGCTGAAAGAGAAGAATAGGGAAATCTATGGAGAAAGACTGGATTCCGTCATCTTTGATGTGGGAAATGTTCTGGTTGATTATAACTGGAAAAAATATCTGGACAGTTTCGGATACGATGAAAAAAAGAAGGAAGTTCTGGCGAATGCAATGTTTTTAAGCCCTGTGTGGCAGGAAGCTGACAGAGGAATCCTTACACCAGAAGAACTGACGAAAGAATTTGTAAAAAATGCCCCCGAATATGAAGCGGAACTGCGGCTTTTATACCAGAATCCAGGAGGGACAATTACGGCCTTTGATTATGCGAAAGACTGGATACGGTCATTAAAAAAACGCGGCATAAAAGTCTATATTTTATCGAACTATTCGAAACGGATCTTTGAACAGACACAGAAAGAACTGGATTTTCTTCCCCTCGTGGACGGGTCCCTGTTCTCCTTTCAATGCAATAAGATAAAACCAGATCGGGAGATTTACGAGGATTTGATTCGAACTTATCACATCAACCCTGCACATGCCGTGTTTGTCGATGACAGGCAGGACAACGTGGACGGGGCAAAAAATGCCGGACTTCAGGCACTTCGTTTTACTACTTATCCTGACACAAGTGCTGCACTGGAGCGGCTTCTTATGACGGCTGGTTCAGAATAA
- the recO gene encoding DNA repair protein RecO, which translates to MSEPIQVTGMILSVMPIGEYDKRVVLLTRERGKISMFARGVRKSNSTLMAATNPFVFGIFTVYEGRSSFTLVSADVRDYFMELANEQPGVYYGFYFLEFADYYGQEGIDETMMLNLLYVSLKALLSHRFSNHLVRRVFEIKILTINGDYTPEAQDMSPQARYACRYVVSAPIDKLYTFTLKPEVLTELEHLMDQYLHRVIDKKFKSLPILEMIDGS; encoded by the coding sequence ATGAGTGAACCTATTCAAGTAACAGGGATGATCCTGTCCGTTATGCCAATCGGGGAGTATGATAAAAGAGTTGTTTTGCTCACCAGAGAGCGTGGAAAAATTTCTATGTTTGCCAGGGGTGTGCGTAAGTCAAACAGCACGTTGATGGCAGCGACAAATCCCTTCGTATTTGGAATATTTACTGTATACGAAGGGAGAAGTTCCTTTACTCTTGTAAGCGCGGATGTAAGAGACTATTTTATGGAACTGGCTAATGAACAGCCAGGGGTATATTATGGATTCTATTTTCTGGAGTTTGCGGATTATTATGGACAGGAGGGTATCGATGAAACGATGATGCTAAACCTGCTATACGTATCGCTCAAGGCCTTGCTGAGCCATAGATTTTCTAATCATCTGGTGCGAAGAGTATTTGAGATTAAGATACTTACGATTAATGGTGACTATACGCCGGAGGCACAGGATATGAGCCCTCAGGCACGTTATGCCTGCCGCTATGTGGTGTCCGCTCCAATCGATAAACTTTACACGTTCACTTTGAAACCTGAGGTGCTTACAGAACTGGAGCATCTGATGGACCAGTATCTTCACAGAGTGATCGATAAGAAGTTCAAAAGTCTGCCTATACTGGAAATGATTGATGGCAGTTAA
- the era gene encoding GTPase Era, translated as MNEKDKSGFVAIIGRPNVGKSTLMNHLIGQKIAITSKKPQTTRTKIRTVYTCERGQIVFLDTPGIHKAKNKLGEYMVNVAEHTLQEVDLILWLVEPSTFIGAGERHIAEELKENQIPVILVINKVDTVKKEEVLAFIDAYRKIYDFDEIIPASALRGENTDVIIDSIFKYLPYGPRFYDEDTITDQPMRQIVSEIIREKALHALDEEIPHGIAVSIESMKERPNGKLTDIEATIVCERDSHKGIIIGKKGAMLKKIGSNARYEIEHLLDEKVNLKLWVKVKKDWRDSDFLIKNYGYDKKEI; from the coding sequence TTGAATGAAAAAGATAAATCGGGGTTTGTGGCAATTATAGGAAGACCAAATGTTGGAAAGTCGACTCTTATGAATCATCTGATTGGCCAGAAGATCGCTATTACATCCAAGAAGCCGCAGACAACCAGAACCAAGATACGGACAGTCTATACCTGTGAGCGCGGGCAGATTGTGTTTTTGGATACTCCTGGGATCCATAAAGCGAAGAATAAGCTGGGAGAATATATGGTCAATGTGGCCGAACACACCCTACAGGAGGTAGATCTGATTCTGTGGCTTGTGGAGCCATCGACCTTCATAGGTGCGGGGGAACGTCATATCGCTGAGGAACTAAAAGAAAATCAGATACCGGTGATTCTGGTAATCAATAAGGTGGACACGGTGAAAAAAGAAGAGGTACTGGCTTTTATCGATGCCTATCGGAAAATCTACGATTTTGACGAAATTATTCCGGCTTCTGCCCTGCGAGGAGAGAATACAGATGTAATTATAGATTCTATTTTCAAGTATCTGCCTTATGGGCCAAGATTCTACGATGAGGATACCATTACGGATCAGCCGATGCGTCAGATTGTGTCAGAGATTATCAGAGAGAAAGCACTTCATGCCCTGGATGAAGAGATTCCCCATGGGATTGCAGTCTCCATCGAGAGCATGAAAGAGCGGCCGAATGGCAAACTTACGGATATCGAAGCGACAATTGTCTGCGAAAGAGATTCTCACAAGGGTATTATCATAGGGAAAAAGGGAGCGATGCTGAAAAAAATCGGAAGCAATGCCCGCTATGAGATCGAACACCTTCTTGATGAGAAAGTAAATCTGAAACTCTGGGTTAAAGTAAAGAAAGACTGGAGAGACAGTGATTTTTTGATTAAAAACTATGGATACGATAAAAAAGAGATATGA